In a single window of the Sediminicoccus sp. KRV36 genome:
- the fabI gene encoding enoyl-ACP reductase FabI — protein MEQPVSPVLSGMKALVVGVANDSSIAYGCAKAFHQAGASIALTYLNEKAKRHVAPVAEELGAEIFAPLDVSEPDQLEAVFDAVRQRWGSLDILVHSIAFAPKEDLQGGLLNCSAEGFAKAMDISCHSFVRMAKLAAPLMTRGGSMFAMSYYGATRVVPNYNVMGPVKAALEASCRYLAHELGPQGIRVHAISPGPLKTRAASGLKDFDLLLVEAAERAPLGALADIMDVGFTCAYLATPFARHVTGGTIYVDGGANIVA, from the coding sequence ATGGAACAGCCCGTCAGCCCCGTCCTCAGCGGCATGAAGGCGCTCGTCGTCGGCGTCGCCAATGACAGTTCCATCGCCTATGGCTGCGCCAAGGCCTTTCACCAGGCCGGCGCCAGCATCGCGCTGACCTATCTGAACGAAAAGGCCAAACGCCACGTGGCACCGGTCGCCGAGGAATTGGGGGCCGAGATCTTCGCCCCTCTCGATGTCTCGGAGCCTGACCAGCTGGAGGCCGTCTTTGATGCGGTGCGGCAGCGCTGGGGCAGCCTCGATATCCTCGTGCATTCCATTGCCTTCGCGCCGAAGGAGGATCTGCAGGGCGGCTTGCTGAACTGCTCGGCCGAGGGCTTCGCGAAGGCGATGGACATCTCCTGCCATTCCTTCGTGCGGATGGCCAAGCTGGCCGCACCCTTGATGACCAGGGGCGGCTCCATGTTCGCGATGAGCTATTACGGCGCCACGCGCGTCGTGCCCAACTACAATGTGATGGGCCCGGTGAAGGCGGCGCTGGAAGCCTCCTGCCGGTACCTCGCGCATGAGCTGGGGCCGCAGGGGATCCGCGTGCACGCGATTTCGCCCGGGCCGCTCAAGACGCGCGCGGCCTCGGGCCTCAAGGATTTCGACCTGCTGCTGGTCGAGGCGGCGGAGCGCGCACCCCTCGGCGCCCTGGCCGACATCATGGATGTCGGATTCACCTGCGCCTATCTGGCCACACCCTTCGCGCGGCACGTCACGGGCGGCACCATCTATGTGGATGGCGGCGCGAATATCGTCGCATGA
- a CDS encoding DUF3141 domain-containing protein, translating into MADDLSSPRRWALPHLPFPSAEQPSAAPIFWPFGAIQEYWLDAAQRSILLLDALRQRGDTQITRSQSVAPNVLSFEVELLLDGRSLPRPVNYGLVRIVPPAGIATDPGKRPFIVFDPRAGHGPGIGGMKQESEIGVAIAAGHPCYFVGFLPEAMPGQTIEDVCEAEAHFVQAVIARHPDAESRPCLIGNCQAGWQIMMMSAIHPELPGPILLAGAPLSYWAGVRGKNPMRYTGGLLGGSWLTAMTGDMGHGTFDGAHLIANFESLNPSNTHWTKLYNVYSKVDTEAARFLDFETWWGNPVTLNATEMQFIVDELFIGNKLSAGAMTTRDGTRMDLRNITSPIIVFCSWGDDITPPQQALGWLTDLYATDAQMLGAGQTVIYTVHQTIGHLGIFVSGKVASKEHGEFTNCMDMIEMLPPGLYEAVITEVAEGTAHPELIHGKYLFHLEPRGLDDIRALGGNSPADERRFETVARVSEINRGLYQQFLAPVVRAMSSAESAEFLRKTHPNRLRFEMFASKNPMLAAIPAMAEAVRQDRRPVGEDNPFLWLERQFSTGMVTLLNAYRDSRDMMMEAMFLATYGSPLVQTLVGLGAAGPTPGRREPRDLLRDAAAAEAAVALERNLAQGGLREALLRGLIYILRAERRFDERSASVIETMRLAQPREARLTLPQFRDAVRSQALLLRQEEARAIAAIPAMLPEDNAARSKGFAALREVVLAQGALSEAGQARLDELAGLFGIPPKAEAPRVIEAPPVVEAPILRARPLARAMGSVSEAPAAPLAVAKAAVAKPSAPRAVVPKAPASKPVVPKAPAAKPSLPKVPVPEPVVPKAPASKPVVPKAPAAKPSLPKVAAPKPVAVKAAASKPVAPKRPASKPPAPVAPAQPKPASKRAAPAKPRAGRR; encoded by the coding sequence ATGGCGGATGATCTTTCCTCACCCAGGCGCTGGGCGCTGCCCCACCTGCCCTTCCCTTCGGCCGAGCAGCCCTCTGCCGCACCGATTTTCTGGCCCTTCGGCGCGATCCAGGAATACTGGCTGGATGCGGCACAGCGCAGCATCCTGCTGCTCGATGCGCTGCGCCAGCGCGGTGACACGCAGATCACCCGCAGCCAGAGCGTGGCCCCCAACGTGCTCAGCTTCGAGGTCGAGCTGCTGCTGGATGGGCGCAGCCTCCCGCGGCCGGTGAATTACGGGCTGGTGCGTATCGTCCCGCCGGCCGGTATCGCGACCGACCCCGGCAAGCGCCCCTTCATCGTCTTCGACCCCCGCGCCGGCCATGGCCCCGGCATTGGCGGGATGAAGCAGGAGAGCGAGATCGGCGTCGCCATTGCGGCCGGCCATCCCTGCTATTTCGTGGGCTTCCTCCCCGAAGCCATGCCCGGCCAGACCATCGAGGATGTCTGCGAGGCCGAGGCGCATTTCGTGCAGGCCGTGATCGCCCGCCACCCCGATGCCGAAAGCCGCCCCTGCCTGATCGGCAATTGCCAGGCCGGCTGGCAGATCATGATGATGTCGGCGATCCATCCGGAGCTTCCGGGGCCGATCCTGCTGGCCGGTGCGCCGCTCTCCTATTGGGCGGGCGTGCGCGGCAAGAACCCGATGCGCTACACCGGCGGCCTGCTGGGCGGGTCCTGGCTGACGGCGATGACGGGCGACATGGGCCATGGCACCTTCGACGGCGCGCATCTCATCGCCAATTTCGAGAGCCTCAACCCCTCCAACACGCATTGGACCAAGCTCTACAACGTCTATTCCAAGGTGGACACGGAGGCCGCGCGCTTCCTCGATTTCGAGACCTGGTGGGGCAATCCCGTCACGCTCAACGCCACCGAGATGCAGTTCATCGTGGATGAGCTGTTCATCGGCAACAAGCTCTCCGCCGGCGCCATGACGACGCGCGACGGCACGCGGATGGATCTGCGCAACATCACCTCGCCCATCATCGTCTTTTGCTCCTGGGGGGATGACATCACGCCGCCGCAGCAGGCGCTGGGCTGGCTGACGGATCTCTACGCGACGGATGCGCAGATGCTCGGCGCCGGGCAGACCGTCATCTACACGGTGCATCAGACGATCGGCCATCTGGGCATCTTCGTCTCGGGCAAGGTGGCGTCGAAGGAACACGGCGAATTCACCAACTGCATGGACATGATCGAAATGCTGCCGCCCGGGCTCTATGAGGCGGTGATCACCGAGGTGGCCGAGGGCACGGCCCACCCCGAGCTGATCCACGGCAAATACCTGTTCCACCTGGAGCCGCGCGGCCTCGACGACATCCGCGCCCTGGGCGGCAACAGCCCGGCCGATGAGCGCCGCTTCGAGACGGTGGCGCGCGTCTCCGAGATCAATCGCGGGCTGTATCAGCAATTCCTGGCCCCCGTGGTGCGCGCGATGAGCAGCGCGGAATCAGCGGAATTCCTGCGCAAGACCCACCCGAACCGCCTGCGCTTCGAGATGTTTGCCAGCAAGAACCCCATGCTCGCCGCCATTCCGGCGATGGCCGAGGCCGTTCGCCAGGATCGCCGGCCAGTGGGCGAGGACAACCCCTTCCTCTGGCTGGAGCGCCAGTTCTCCACCGGCATGGTGACGCTGCTGAACGCGTATCGCGACTCGCGGGACATGATGATGGAGGCGATGTTCCTCGCCACCTATGGCTCTCCCCTCGTGCAGACGCTGGTGGGGCTCGGCGCGGCGGGACCCACGCCAGGCCGGCGCGAGCCGCGCGACCTGCTGCGCGATGCCGCCGCCGCCGAGGCCGCCGTGGCGCTGGAACGCAACCTGGCCCAAGGCGGCCTGCGCGAGGCGCTGCTGCGTGGCCTGATCTACATCCTGCGCGCCGAGCGGCGCTTCGATGAACGCTCGGCCAGCGTGATCGAGACGATGCGCCTCGCTCAACCGCGGGAGGCGCGCCTCACCCTGCCGCAATTCCGCGATGCGGTGCGCAGCCAGGCGCTGCTGCTGCGGCAGGAGGAGGCGCGCGCCATCGCCGCCATTCCGGCCATGCTGCCCGAGGATAACGCCGCCCGGAGCAAGGGCTTTGCCGCGCTGCGCGAGGTGGTCCTGGCGCAAGGGGCGCTTTCCGAGGCGGGGCAGGCGCGGCTGGATGAACTGGCCGGTCTGTTCGGCATCCCGCCAAAGGCCGAGGCGCCGCGCGTGATCGAAGCACCGCCGGTGGTGGAAGCGCCGATTCTTCGCGCCCGGCCACTGGCCAGGGCGATGGGGTCCGTGTCGGAAGCCCCCGCGGCGCCGCTGGCCGTGGCGAAGGCGGCCGTAGCGAAGCCCAGCGCGCCGAGGGCCGTGGTGCCGAAGGCGCCCGCTTCAAAGCCCGTGGTGCCGAAGGCGCCCGCGGCAAAGCCTTCGCTGCCGAAGGTGCCCGTGCCGGAGCCCGTGGTGCCGAAGGCGCCCGCTTCAAAGCCTGTGGTGCCGAAGGCGCCCGCGGCAAAGCCTTCGCTGCCGAAGGTGGCCGCGCCAAAGCCCGTGGCGGTGAAGGCGGCCGCTTCGAAACCCGTGGCGCCGAAGCGCCCGGCATCCAAGCCGCCCGCCCCAGTCGCGCCGGCGCAGCCCAAGCCCGCCAGCAAGCGCGCTGCCCCGGCCAAGCCCCGCGCCGGCCGCCGCTGA
- the bfr gene encoding bacterioferritin, with the protein MPKGDAKVLEHLNIQLTNELTAINQYFLHARMLDDWGVTKLAKHEYAESIEEMKHADDLIKRILYLNGLPNVQRLNPILIGQNVQEVLECDLKLEVKALADLRDGIAHCEGIRDYVSRDLLKAILANEEEHEDFLETQFEMIRQMGIENYIQLNSAAAPEQHG; encoded by the coding sequence ATGCCCAAGGGCGATGCGAAAGTGCTGGAGCACCTCAACATCCAGCTCACCAACGAGCTGACGGCCATCAACCAGTATTTCCTGCACGCCCGCATGCTGGATGACTGGGGTGTGACGAAGCTCGCCAAGCACGAATATGCTGAGAGCATCGAGGAGATGAAGCACGCCGATGACCTCATCAAGCGGATCCTCTACCTCAATGGCCTGCCCAATGTGCAGCGCCTCAACCCGATCCTGATCGGGCAGAATGTGCAGGAGGTGCTGGAATGCGACCTCAAGCTGGAAGTCAAGGCGCTGGCCGACCTGCGCGACGGCATCGCCCATTGCGAAGGCATCCGCGACTACGTCAGCCGGGATCTTCTGAAGGCCATCCTCGCCAATGAGGAAGAGCATGAGGATTTCCTGGAAACCCAGTTCGAGATGATCCGGCAGATGGGCATCGAGAACTACATCCAGCTCAACAGCGCAGCGGCACCCGAACAGCACGGCTGA
- a CDS encoding (2Fe-2S)-binding protein — MVICLCNAMSDGDVRRAIAQGASRPQEVYACCGGRAQCGNCAPTVLQILRDVPGKA, encoded by the coding sequence ATGGTCATCTGCCTTTGCAACGCCATGAGCGATGGCGATGTGCGCCGCGCCATCGCGCAGGGTGCATCCCGCCCGCAGGAGGTGTACGCCTGCTGCGGCGGGCGGGCCCAATGCGGCAATTGCGCGCCGACCGTGCTGCAAATTCTCAGGGACGTCCCAGGGAAGGCCTGA
- a CDS encoding extracellular solute-binding protein — protein sequence MNRRQILTAATATLLAPRILRAQERVVSLYSSRHYDSDRQLYDAFTQESGIRVRVIEANADQLLERVRAEGANSPADVIITVDASRLARAQEMGLTQPIGSAVIEARIPAALRGAGGHWMAVSRRARIIMFDRALGAPEGIARYEDLAAPRHRGQLLIRSSGNGYNVALAASVLAADGAEATEAWARGIAANLARPPSGGDTDQIRAMLAGQGRIAVANTYYLGLLAISQRAEDREAAARVAVVFPNQADRGTHVNISGAALVKTAPNRAAAVRFLEFMTTPAAQRIFALGNMEYPAVTDADVHPFLQSLGGFREEAPDGPKLLANSPEALRLMQRAGWR from the coding sequence ATGAACCGCCGCCAGATTCTGACCGCTGCCACCGCCACCCTCCTCGCGCCGCGCATCCTGCGCGCCCAGGAACGGGTCGTGAGCCTCTATTCCTCCCGCCACTATGACAGCGACCGCCAGCTCTATGACGCCTTCACCCAGGAGAGCGGCATCCGCGTCCGGGTGATCGAGGCGAATGCGGACCAGCTGCTGGAACGCGTCCGTGCCGAAGGCGCCAACAGCCCGGCCGATGTGATCATCACCGTGGATGCCAGCCGCCTGGCGCGCGCCCAGGAGATGGGCCTGACGCAGCCCATCGGCTCGGCCGTGATCGAGGCCCGGATCCCAGCCGCCCTGCGCGGCGCGGGCGGGCATTGGATGGCCGTCTCACGGCGCGCGCGCATTATCATGTTCGACCGTGCACTGGGCGCGCCCGAGGGCATCGCCCGCTATGAGGACCTGGCGGCGCCGCGCCACCGGGGGCAGCTGCTGATCCGCTCCTCCGGCAATGGCTACAATGTCGCGCTCGCCGCCAGCGTGCTGGCCGCCGATGGCGCGGAAGCGACCGAGGCCTGGGCGCGTGGCATCGCGGCGAACCTGGCCCGCCCGCCCTCCGGCGGCGATACCGACCAGATCCGCGCCATGCTGGCCGGCCAGGGCCGCATCGCGGTCGCCAACACCTACTATCTCGGCCTGCTGGCCATCTCGCAGCGCGCCGAGGATCGTGAGGCGGCGGCGCGCGTCGCGGTGGTGTTCCCGAACCAGGCGGACCGGGGCACGCATGTGAACATCTCGGGTGCCGCGCTGGTCAAGACCGCCCCCAACCGTGCGGCCGCGGTGCGCTTCCTGGAATTCATGACGACGCCCGCGGCACAGCGCATCTTCGCGCTGGGCAATATGGAATACCCGGCCGTCACGGATGCCGATGTCCACCCCTTCCTGCAAAGCCTCGGCGGCTTCCGTGAGGAAGCGCCGGACGGGCCGAAGCTGCTGGCCAATTCGCCCGAGGCGCTGCGCCTGATGCAGCGCGCCGGCTGGCGCTGA
- a CDS encoding aldolase/citrate lyase family protein, which produces MPIVQNLAKQALAEGRLSLGFGVHHLRGSAVGALGAATGFDWLFIDMEHGAMSVEEAAQISMAALGQGCTPIVRCCKDALFEGTRCLDNGAMGVVVPHVDTAAEARQVVEAFRFPPLGMRSWGGPPILYGFQPPDAATAQRESNEQVLIACMVETEESVAHADTIAAVPGVDVLMFGTSDLTATMGIPGQIGHPRVRAAYASVAAACARHGKVMGMGGVYDEVVARDYVALGARFILGGSDHGFVMAGAGARAEFLRGLAAG; this is translated from the coding sequence ATGCCCATCGTGCAGAACCTCGCCAAGCAGGCCCTGGCGGAGGGCAGGCTCTCACTCGGTTTCGGCGTGCACCATCTGCGTGGCTCGGCCGTGGGCGCGCTCGGCGCGGCCACCGGCTTCGACTGGCTCTTCATCGACATGGAACATGGCGCGATGAGCGTGGAGGAGGCCGCGCAGATCTCCATGGCCGCACTCGGCCAGGGCTGCACGCCGATCGTGCGCTGCTGCAAGGATGCGCTGTTCGAGGGCACGCGCTGCCTGGACAATGGCGCCATGGGCGTCGTCGTCCCGCATGTGGATACCGCGGCCGAGGCGCGGCAGGTGGTGGAGGCGTTTCGCTTCCCGCCCCTGGGGATGCGCAGCTGGGGCGGCCCGCCCATCCTCTACGGCTTCCAGCCGCCCGATGCCGCAACCGCCCAGCGCGAGAGCAATGAGCAGGTGCTGATCGCCTGCATGGTGGAAACCGAGGAGAGCGTCGCCCATGCCGATACCATCGCCGCCGTGCCCGGCGTGGATGTGCTGATGTTCGGCACGAGCGACCTGACGGCCACCATGGGCATCCCCGGGCAGATCGGCCATCCGCGCGTGCGCGCCGCCTATGCCAGCGTGGCCGCCGCCTGCGCCCGGCACGGCAAGGTGATGGGCATGGGTGGGGTCTATGACGAGGTGGTGGCGCGCGACTACGTGGCACTCGGCGCGCGCTTCATCCTGGGCGGCTCGGACCACGGCTTTGTGATGGCGGGCGCCGGCGCGCGGGCAGAATTCCTGCGTGGGTTGGCGGCGGGTTGA
- a CDS encoding DUF4139 domain-containing protein, producing MKARLCLAAWLLMTTPLAAQELPVRGVTLSSAGLAQIERGGGVPADAAGLTFRVPLEDVDDILRSLIIADPAGRLEGVRLPAQDLAAEAFRGLPLRPEDFASRVSLLNALRGQRVQAGAVQGRIADASEVNGFLRLSLLTASGLRSVTLRDQDEVRPLDGDLAQRLARAAEALAQTRSADTRQIAVALRPGAAAEREVTLTYVAGAPLWKPSWRLSVPGFGMPGEARLMGWAVVENRTGADWNHVSLSLVSGEAAAFRQRLYAPILLPRRELPVEGSAPVTARADTGARPAPPPPVPMPAPAPAMLASRAAGGAAAMEAPPPATQASAGVSLGRVAFTLSEPVSIRSGETANLPFLDLRLAAERVWWVQGLEGRYPLQAVRLRNETPHVLPGGLATIYGSAGAEAGGFLGDAEIRGMPPGETRLLAFARDTGVQFTASQAGTAAPTGVVLRRGLVLVTQRLVHQVSLAVEPGAARGRMVLDLPARRGETPRFTPIGEGDFGLRVEAVLDAAPTRLDYAWERMQTQQIPLWDTALPEPLPPLWRELNLERDTARLPGGNDRLEALRLVLGQLPPEATGRAELTALVADFTEARRLMDEFRGVARTYATAEANLARARQALEDRSGAEKERAAGALNAASLAVERAGTAADQAWTAWRAAAQKVVMR from the coding sequence ATGAAAGCCCGCCTCTGCCTCGCAGCCTGGCTGCTGATGACCACCCCGCTGGCCGCGCAGGAGCTGCCGGTGCGGGGGGTGACGCTCTCCTCGGCCGGCCTCGCGCAGATTGAGCGGGGCGGGGGCGTTCCGGCCGATGCGGCGGGCCTCACCTTCCGGGTGCCGCTGGAGGATGTGGATGACATCCTGCGCTCGCTCATCATCGCCGACCCGGCCGGGCGGCTGGAGGGCGTGCGGCTTCCCGCGCAGGACCTGGCGGCCGAGGCGTTTCGCGGCCTGCCCCTGCGCCCCGAGGATTTCGCCAGCCGTGTCAGCCTGCTCAACGCCTTGCGAGGGCAGCGCGTGCAGGCCGGCGCCGTGCAGGGACGCATCGCGGATGCGAGCGAGGTGAACGGCTTTCTCCGCCTTTCCCTGCTGACTGCATCCGGCCTGCGCAGCGTGACCCTGCGCGACCAGGATGAGGTGCGCCCGCTCGATGGGGATCTCGCCCAGCGCCTGGCCCGCGCGGCGGAAGCGCTGGCGCAGACGCGCTCGGCCGATACGCGGCAGATCGCGGTGGCGCTGCGCCCGGGTGCCGCGGCGGAGCGGGAGGTGACGTTGACCTACGTCGCCGGCGCGCCGCTGTGGAAGCCCTCCTGGCGGCTCAGCGTTCCAGGCTTCGGCATGCCGGGCGAGGCGCGGCTGATGGGCTGGGCCGTGGTGGAGAACCGCACCGGGGCGGATTGGAACCATGTCAGCCTCTCCCTCGTCTCGGGCGAGGCGGCGGCCTTCCGCCAGCGGCTCTACGCGCCCATCCTGCTGCCGCGGCGCGAATTGCCGGTGGAGGGCAGCGCGCCCGTCACCGCCCGCGCCGATACCGGCGCGCGGCCCGCACCGCCGCCCCCCGTGCCCATGCCCGCCCCGGCACCCGCCATGCTGGCCAGCCGGGCGGCGGGAGGCGCGGCGGCGATGGAAGCGCCGCCACCCGCCACCCAGGCGAGCGCCGGCGTCTCCCTCGGCCGTGTCGCCTTCACCCTGAGCGAGCCGGTGAGCATCCGCTCGGGCGAGACGGCCAACCTTCCCTTCCTCGATCTGCGCCTGGCGGCGGAGCGCGTCTGGTGGGTGCAGGGGCTGGAGGGGCGCTATCCCTTGCAGGCGGTGCGGCTGCGCAATGAGACGCCGCATGTGCTGCCCGGCGGCCTCGCCACCATCTATGGCAGCGCGGGGGCGGAGGCGGGCGGCTTCCTGGGCGATGCGGAAATCCGCGGCATGCCGCCGGGCGAGACACGGCTGCTCGCCTTCGCGCGGGATACCGGGGTGCAATTCACCGCATCCCAGGCCGGCACGGCCGCACCCACCGGCGTGGTGCTGCGGCGCGGCCTGGTGCTGGTGACGCAGCGCCTCGTGCATCAGGTCAGCCTCGCTGTGGAGCCCGGCGCCGCGCGTGGGCGCATGGTGCTCGACCTGCCGGCGCGGCGGGGCGAGACGCCGCGCTTCACGCCCATCGGCGAGGGCGATTTCGGCCTGCGCGTGGAGGCCGTGCTCGATGCCGCACCGACGCGCCTGGACTACGCGTGGGAGCGGATGCAGACGCAGCAGATCCCGCTCTGGGACACGGCCCTGCCCGAGCCGCTGCCGCCGCTCTGGCGGGAGCTGAATCTGGAGCGGGACACAGCGCGGCTGCCGGGCGGCAATGACCGGCTGGAAGCCTTGCGGCTGGTGCTCGGCCAGCTTCCGCCGGAGGCGACGGGGCGGGCCGAACTCACTGCCCTGGTGGCCGATTTCACCGAGGCGCGGCGCCTGATGGATGAATTCCGTGGCGTGGCCCGCACCTATGCCACGGCGGAAGCCAATCTGGCCCGCGCCCGCCAGGCGCTGGAGGACCGCAGCGGCGCCGAAAAGGAGCGCGCGGCAGGCGCGCTGAACGCGGCATCCCTGGCGGTGGAGCGGGCCGGCACGGCCGCGGATCAGGCATGGACCGCCTGGCGCGCGGCGGCGCAGAAGGTGGTGATGCGGTGA
- a CDS encoding Rid family detoxifying hydrolase, translating to MTARLALLLLALATPALVQPARSQPQVISTPDSPAAIGPYSQALRVGNTLYLAGQIALDPATNQMISDRSIEAETRRVLDNLKAVVEAAGFRMSDIVTTTVFMADLNEFARMNAVYATYFPTNPPARATVQAGRLPRDAKVEIVGIAAR from the coding sequence ATGACAGCCCGCCTCGCCCTGCTTCTGCTTGCCCTTGCCACGCCCGCCCTGGTGCAGCCTGCGCGGAGCCAGCCACAGGTGATTTCCACGCCGGATTCACCCGCCGCCATCGGCCCCTACAGCCAGGCCCTGCGCGTCGGCAACACGCTTTACCTCGCCGGGCAGATCGCGCTGGACCCGGCCACCAACCAGATGATCTCCGACCGCAGTATCGAGGCCGAGACGCGCCGCGTGCTGGACAATCTGAAAGCCGTGGTCGAGGCCGCCGGCTTCCGCATGAGCGACATCGTCACCACCACGGTCTTCATGGCCGATCTCAATGAATTCGCGCGAATGAACGCCGTCTACGCGACCTATTTCCCGACCAATCCACCCGCCCGGGCCACCGTCCAGGCCGGCCGGCTGCCGCGCGATGCGAAGGTGGAAATCGTCGGGATCGCGGCGCGGTAG
- a CDS encoding cisplatin damage response ATP-dependent DNA ligase — MSLPAFAELLERLVFTPGRLGKIALLRQWFAAQPDPDRGIGLAALAGELVFRTAKPGLLRELIATRTDPTLFALSYDYVGDLAETIALLWPEASGSDAALNPKPPGLAEVIETLETAPRSALPQIITAWLDALDSGARLALIKLITGGLRVGASGRLARTALAEWAHVDVSEIEEVWHGVAPPYVPLFAWLEGRGPRPDPNGAPVFRPLMLAHPLEDADYARLHAPDWRAEWKWDGIRVQLTAGPGGARLWSRSGEDISAGFPEILEAMRFHGVADGELLVVREGEVAPFGDLQQRLNRKSVTAKLQRDHPAHVRLYDLLFEGEEDLRPLPFDARRARLEAWHAREAPARMDLSPLIAFASMEELAEIRAGTRAASIEGLMLKRGDSVYSPGRIKGPWWKWKRDPLNVDAVLMYAQRGHGKRSSFYSDYTFGLWRGEELVPIGKAYSGYTDAELAFLDKWIRDHTTARFGPVREVEKALVLEVEFDAAQYSPRHKSGVALRFPRIARLRRDKPAAEADRLETLEAMIKR, encoded by the coding sequence ATGAGCCTTCCTGCCTTTGCCGAATTGCTAGAGCGCCTGGTGTTCACGCCGGGCCGCCTGGGGAAAATCGCGCTGCTGCGCCAATGGTTCGCCGCCCAGCCGGACCCCGATCGCGGCATCGGACTCGCGGCCCTGGCGGGGGAATTGGTGTTCCGGACGGCCAAGCCCGGCCTGCTGCGCGAACTCATCGCCACGCGCACCGACCCCACGCTGTTTGCGCTGAGCTATGATTATGTGGGTGACCTGGCGGAAACCATCGCGCTGCTCTGGCCCGAGGCTTCGGGCAGCGATGCCGCCCTCAACCCAAAACCCCCGGGCTTGGCCGAGGTGATCGAAACGCTGGAGACGGCACCCAGGTCAGCCCTGCCGCAGATCATCACCGCCTGGCTGGATGCGCTGGATTCCGGCGCGCGGCTGGCGCTGATCAAGCTCATCACCGGCGGCCTGCGCGTCGGCGCCTCGGGCCGCCTCGCCCGGACGGCCCTGGCCGAATGGGCCCATGTGGATGTGAGCGAGATCGAGGAGGTGTGGCACGGCGTGGCACCCCCCTATGTGCCGCTCTTTGCCTGGCTGGAGGGCCGCGGGCCGCGGCCTGATCCCAATGGCGCGCCGGTCTTCCGCCCGCTGATGCTGGCCCATCCGCTGGAGGATGCGGATTACGCCCGGCTGCACGCGCCCGATTGGCGGGCCGAGTGGAAATGGGATGGCATTCGCGTGCAACTCACGGCGGGGCCTGGCGGGGCCAGACTCTGGTCCCGCTCGGGCGAGGATATCTCCGCCGGGTTTCCCGAAATCCTGGAGGCGATGCGCTTCCACGGCGTCGCCGATGGGGAGTTGCTGGTGGTGCGCGAGGGCGAGGTGGCACCCTTCGGCGACCTCCAGCAGCGGCTGAACCGCAAGAGCGTGACGGCGAAGCTGCAGCGCGACCATCCGGCGCATGTCCGCCTCTATGACCTGCTGTTTGAGGGCGAGGAGGATCTGCGCCCCCTGCCCTTCGACGCGCGCCGCGCCCGGCTGGAGGCGTGGCACGCGCGCGAGGCGCCGGCGCGCATGGACCTCTCGCCGCTCATCGCCTTCGCCAGCATGGAGGAACTCGCCGAGATCCGCGCCGGCACGCGCGCCGCTTCGATCGAGGGGCTGATGCTGAAGCGTGGCGACAGCGTCTATTCCCCTGGCCGCATCAAGGGGCCCTGGTGGAAATGGAAGCGCGACCCGCTGAATGTGGATGCGGTGCTGATGTATGCGCAACGCGGCCATGGGAAGCGCAGCAGCTTCTATTCGGACTACACCTTCGGCCTCTGGCGGGGGGAGGAGCTTGTGCCCATCGGCAAGGCCTATTCCGGCTACACGGATGCGGAGCTGGCCTTCCTCGACAAATGGATCCGCGACCACACCACCGCCCGCTTCGGACCCGTGCGCGAGGTGGAAAAGGCCCTGGTGCTGGAGGTGGAGTTCGACGCCGCGCAATACTCGCCCCGCCACAAATCCGGCGTGGCACTGCGCTTCCCCCGCATCGCGCGGCTGCGGCGCGACAAGCCGGCGGCCGAGGCGGACCGGCTGGAAACGCTGGAGGCCATGATCAAGCGCTGA